The region ATCCGTTTCCAGATTTAGCATCGCCAGAATTTGCGGCGCATATTCCTGACATTCTTCAAAGAATTCTCTTTGCGCTAAAATGAGAAATTCGGCAATGCGATCGGCCCTTAAATCAGCGGTTTTTAAAAGCCGTTTTTTCTCATCGTCGGGAATTTCTAACTTTTCAATTCGCTTTCCTGTAGCCGGACTTTTCGCATTCGCCACTTTCGCTTTCACGACATCGGGTAATTGCCGAATCAGTTCCGCCGGACTAAAAAGTTCCAACGTTTGAGGCGCAACTTTTAACCCTTTTCCATCTCGCACAAATCCCACATCGCCAGTGCTGAAATACGCCGCCAATCCTTTTTGATTGTGAGATTCATCGCCTTTAATCAGGCTATCCCAAACAGCAGTTTCAATTTCATCCAAACTTGGCGTAACTGAATTTGGCGGCGCTAAATAAACAGCACCATTGGCAAAATAAAGAATCGGTTGCCAATCAATTTTACTAACAAAATTGACGACAGCATTGTGAATTTGATTGGTGAGTAAACCGCGACAATCTCGCAGGCGATGGTAAACGAGTTTTTTGTTAATTTCTAACGATTCTAGACGTTCTTGCAAGCGATCGCCACCAGTTTGAATTGCCACATCCGCCGGATCGTTGCAATGCACTGCAATATCGCCAAATGCCAGCAGGTGACGCAAGGGTAAATCTAAACGGCGATCGTCATCAATTTTAACTTCAAAATCTCCGATTTCCCAATTAGAAATAACGGTATTGCTGCCGACTTTAAATTGGGTATTCTGCGCTAAATAGGCAATCTCTAACAAATACTCGCGCCACTCCTGCCAAAAAGCATCAAAATTCAGTTTCTCTCCCCAAGTTTCGCAAACTTGTAAAATTTGCGGTATTTCCGATGCTTTTGGCGGTGCAGTTTCTTCTTTTTGACCTTGCACGGCTTTATTATAGTCGTGCAAAGTGATTCCCAAACACAGCAGGCGTTTTTCTACTTCTGATAGTTGCAAATCTTCTGGCAAATATTGGCTGAGATTCCAAGCAGTTAGCAAAGCATTTAAAACGTGAACTAACAAGCTTTGATCCGCTTTATTTGACCAGCGTTGTGCTTTTTCATCGGCACGAAAATTGCCTTGTTGCACTAATTTTTGATAATGACCTTGGTAGGAACCGCCTAAAGCTGTAATTAAGGCAAATTCTCGTTCCATTGCAGGTAGAACAGTCTCGATATACGATCGCAAAATTGGATCGGTATCTTCCGGCAAAGTTTCAATCAGTAAAGTTTGCAGTAAAGTTGTCATGGTTTTAATAGATATAAGGTTTTGCAGTTTCGCAAGGTTTGAGTCGCCATTTCATTGCTTCCAACAACAAAGCATCTTGATTAAATGCAGTCGCATAAGTGACACCATCAGCATCGGTAAGTCGATACAATCCAAATGTGGGATTGAGATGTAATTTGCGACTGACATCCCAATGGCTATAAGCTTGACTGCGGTTGACAGATACGATAAAAGCCAGTAATTTTCGTTTGCGAAGACATTTTTTTACTTCACTTTGCGGATGTCCGACAATGCTAAGTTTATCTAATTGAATTAAACTGCATTGTTTCAGTTCTTCGGTGGTGCGATCGCACTCCAATTGAATGTCAAATCTTTCATCTGTCCATTCCTTAATTTTCAAGTAAACTTGAATGTATTTATCGGGAAATTCTGTCGCTGGATGGTTAAATTTTGTAGCGGCGGCTAAAAAGCGATCGCGATCGATAATTTCCACTTCCGCATAAGGTAAAAGCCGCAACAAATCGTAAGTATAAAATCGCGACTCATCCCAAACTGCTGCTTGCAAATCCGAACCGCCACGAAAGCGCAATAATTCTTCCTGTACTGCTTTACCAGTTGCATCATTTTTCAATGCAAACCAATGACCGCGTTTTTTATCCAATTGTTCGCCATAAACTTGTCGCAAATCATCAGTCATTTTTGCTTGAATTTGTCGCATGACATCGGCATTTTCACCTGTCATTTTCAGTAACATTCCCTGCGCTTGCAATGCACCCCAATAAGCGCGATATCGTTCAAACTCTGCGGGAGGATCGAAAGCATCTTCTATCATCTCCCGAAAATCATTTCTATTAACTGTTTTAACCTCTGCCAATTTCTCATTTAATCTTGCCATAATCCAAGGCGTGCGACCTGAAAGTAACACAAATGCTTTGTAAGCTGAAAAACCTGGATGACGACCCAAACGACCCAATCTTTGAATAAAAGTAGCCGAATCACTCGCCTCGAAAATTAACAAATGAATTCTAAAATCTACTCCCACATCTACCGCCGATGTACCGATAACTAAAACCGATTGTTCGGCATTTTGTAACTCTGTTTGAGTAACAGTTCTTTCTTGGCGATCGATCCGTCCGCTAATCTCTCGCACTTTCACTTTATCTTCAGGAAAAATAGCTTGTAATTCTCGCACGGCGCGGCTAACTTGCGCCACCGAATTGAGAATAATTAACCCTCGTCCTCTCCCTTCCGCTTCCAGAATTTGTCTAATTGTTTCTGCTTGTTCTTTCAACCAACTTAGCGAATCGGAATCTCGGTCTAACTGCACGAATTCTAATTCTACCGATTGCAAAATTTGGCGATATCCCGGTGTAGATTCAGATTCATAACTTCCCTTCACTTCTGCTACTTTAAAACCTGCTTCTTGGAGTTTTTTAATAAAACTGGGTTTAGGGGTAGCAGAAGTAAACAAAACTTTCATCGGACGCTTGCGCGGTCGGTTGTAACGAATTAACAGCAAACTATTTAAAATTGCCGCTTCCTGATGCACGCCAAAAATATGAAATTCATCAGCTACATATAGGTCGAGATTTCTGGCAAAAAGTAATGGCAACAAAGCGCGATCGTAAGCCGGATTATAATAACGAAAATGAGTAACTAAATGAAAAATATCCGGGTTAGTGAGAATCACAGATTTCCGTTCAATTACTTTCGATAATTCCTTAAATTTATTGCCTTTTTCTGCTGCTTCCACTCGCCGCGCTAATTCCGCACCGTAAAGACTATCGACGCGCTTACTTGCATCCAAATTGAAATATGTGCAATAGTTGGCAACTTGCTTTTCTTGATCCGTTACTAATTCAATCGTCGGATAAAGTGCGATCGTGCGAAACCTCAAATCGATTAAACTTGACAATTGCGCCGCCAGCGATTTCCCATCTCCCGTCGCCGACGTATTGAAAATAATCTCTGCATCACCGTACAGCACTTGGGCGCAAGTTTCAACCTGGTGTAAGGACAAAATACAGGGTGCATCCCGATTTTCCCCAAACTTCGGTGCTTTCTCCTTAACTTTGCACTGACCCCGACATCCCAAAGCACAATGCTCGGAATCGGTATTTTGCTTAGAAAATAAGGGAAGTAAGGTAATTTTCATGCTTTTACCTCCAACAGCCACAGGTCACTTATATTTGTTAATAGAGCGAGTATGACACAAACTCATCTATAGTGCAAGTACATTTATCAAAATGCCTCGCAAAAAAGAAACGATTACACTGTCTATACCACCCGGAACCAAAGAGCAGCTAGAAGATATCGCCGCTCAATTCAAGATTTTATGGGGCGATCGACCGAGTATTTCCGGCTTATTAGTTGCGATCGCCCAAGCCGAACTCGAACTAGGGCAGCGATTTACACTTACACCCGTACAGGTGCAAGCCCTAGAACAAGCAATTAAACTGCTGATCGATTCGGGATACGTTACCGAGGCGCAAACCTTAATGGCTTTACTACTAGAACGCGGAAATCTCGATTCCCCCCTGCGCCAGTCCTTTCTACAACAAATCAGTCAGTCCCTCCCCGCTTGGCGAGTGTTGCTCGATCGCCAAATTGCCAGTCGCCAACCCTTCCGCCTCCTCTATCGCGACGCACAGCAGCGAGATTGGGTGTTTACCGTGCGTTACGCCGAAATCTTGCTCAGAGAAAAACGACTGTACCTAGAAACCTGGAATGAAGAAACCGAAGGCAATCGCGATTTACCAGAACTCGCGCACAACCGTTCTCTCAGACTCGATCGCATTAAAGACCTCAACATCCTCCCCAGCGACGGTGTATGGCGAGAAAATCTGGATTTTGTCAAAGTGTACTTACACTTTAAGGGCGAACTGGCCAATAGCTACGAATCGAAACGCGGGGACATCAGCGACGAACGAGACGGCAACATCCGCAAGGTAGTGCGTCAGGTGTCAAGCACCTTTTGGCTAAATCGGGAGATATTAGCTTATCGCGCTGGCTGCGAAATTGTTGGGCCAGAGAATGTGCGCGATCGTTTCAAGCGAGAGGCGCAAGCAATTTGCCAAGTATACGATTCGCCAACTGATAGCACGTAAGCGCCAGTATTATATTTGGTCGGTAGGAACAGTGCTTCAGCCATAAGTGGTTTGTTTTTATTGCTGTTCCTATTCTACGATCGATATGGAAAGGGGGTTTTCCAAAAAATATCTGGAAAAACCTCTCCCCCCGTCCTTCTCCTGCGAGGAGAGGGGTGTAGTTGAAGTAGTTTCAACCAATTGGAGTGATGATTATGCTTTGAAGCTGGAAGAATACGAAGCTTTAGGTATTTCTGAATATTGGATTGTAGATTATTTGGGATTAGGAGGAAGACGCTTCATCGGTAATCCTAAACGACCTACGCTTTCTATTTACCAACTTGTTGAAGGAGAGTATCAAGTCCGCCAGTTTCGAGAAAACGAACGAATTGAATCGCTTACTTTCCCAGAGTTAAATTTGACTGCATCGCAGATTTTTCGAGCAGGTCAATGAGCGAATTTATACAGGTTTTAAAAGAAGAAAATAGAGGTGCGATCGCTTTTAGTAAAATTGGGGAGTAAGAGCGCGAGCGTCATCAATTAGTTTGCTATATTATGCTGCTATCAATTCATCTAACTGTAAAATACACTGTTGAAAAATGTAGTTTACAGCCGCAAAAAGCTTGTCTAATTCTTGAATACTGTAAAACGATCGATTTCTGGTAAATTGATTTCTTTCAAGTTTACCAAATTGCCATAATTGACCATTAGAAACAATTCCAAACACAATAAATGGTGGTTCTCCATTCAGTCGTTGTGCTGCTACCATTTCAGCTAGGCATTGTCCCCATCCTTCCTCGAACTTATCCTGCTTCGCCTCAACCAAAAGCAGATAGGGTTTATCAAAAACAACCTTACCTAAAGGAGAACGTTTAGCTAAAATATATTCAGGAAACCCTGAGAGATTTTCATCATAAGTTAAAGATTGATGACTCCACAAAGTTAACTGTTGGAAATAGGACTTCCAAACTTCTTTAAGAACTGGGTAAATTAAGTTTTCACAAATCGCATATTCCGAGTTACTAACAACTCCTTCTTGCATCACGAATTGTAAGTCTGTACGGAAATATTCTGGGATATTAAATGCGGTTTCGATGATAAAATCGGCTTCGATGTACGTAATTTGAAATTCTTTGAGGACTGCACCGATACTCTTGTAACTGCTAAAAGACATATTGACCTCTCGAATTAAGTCTGGCTCTAGTTTAGCAAGTTTATCAGAGTGCGATCGCCGTTTCTGTTTTCCCTGACCCCGTAGGTGCGCTCTCCAAAAATTCTTGTGGGGTAGGCATCCTGCCTTCGAGATTCTTTTGAAGGAGATGCCTATTAGTTCCCACTTATTTTATTTTTGGTTTGTTCAATTCCGAGCATTTAGCTTCTGCTTGTTCGTAAGCTTCTTGATATTCCTTACCGCCTAACATTACATCGCCGTAATACTCGTAAGGCATAGAACCATAAACAGGCAAAGGCTCATCTTCTGGATAATCTTCCTTGGCTTCTTCTAATGCTGCTTGCAATTGCTTAACGGTTAGTTTTTGCGCGGGAAAGTAGTACAATTCTTCCGGCTTTTTGTGGAGATATGGCAGAGTAGGATCGACAATAGAATTATCCAGTTCGATCCAGCTATGCTCAATGGGTTTGTACGGCTTGCCAGAAAAAACTAAAAAACCTTGAACGTAGAGCGATCCTGGCGTTGCCAATGCTGCATGATAAGCATTGTCAAAGCTGTTTACTTCATTGCTTTCAATGCGTTTAGCAATTTCCACTGAGAGAGTCGCATCCAATAATTTGCTCATACCTGTTGCATTAATCGCCGCACTCCTACCATGCTAACTCAAGATGCGATCGTCTGCCCATCGCCGACCTCCCAGAACGCTCCTGCACATCAGGATACCGAGATTTTGGGTGCGATCGCACAACCCCATACCTGAGCGCTACCCCATTAGTAAGAATGAAATCACCCTTTTGGATCGACCGTTTTGGTGATGTTTTTCACGATTGTTTAAGATAGTTTATATTTGTAGGTATAACCTGAAAGGATTTTAAGTTATGAATGAAAATTTTGAGAGACAAGACAACCAATTTAACGCCGGAACTAACGAATCTGCGACTGCACCCAAAACCACTGTGCAAGTGGAAACTAAAATAACAGAAGTAGTCACTGACGAAGAACCCCAAGGAAAAGGTCGCCAAGAGGAATTCAAGATTAGCGGCGATAGCCTGGTAGCAAAAGTAAAAGAACTGATTTATCAAGGCAATATTCGTCGCATCATTATCAAAAATGAAGAAGGACGCACCTTAATAGAAGTACCTCTAACTATTGGATTAGTTGGCGGAGTTATTGGTGCGACCATGTTTCCAGTTATTGCGGCTCTTGGTGCGATCGGTGCAGTCGTGGCGCATCTTACACTTGTCGTGGAACGCAGAGAATAATGCGATTTTAGATTTGAGATTGCAAATTGCAGATTTTCAATTTACTCAAAAGTAAACTAGCATTCTTGGGAATACTCTACCTGGCTAACCGAGCATTTTCCCCTCAAAACAGATAGATCTTGTGGAAGCTTTTGACTGAAAAAAGGGGTTTCTAGCCTCCCCTTTCAAGGGGAATTATCAAAAAATTTTTCCTTTCTTTCAAGCTCCGTCATTTCAAGGCGGAGCAAATCCAAAATCCAAAATCCAAAATCGCGTGACAAATGACATCAAAAATTGAATTTGGTACTGTATCTAACCCAGAGGACGCTCAAAGTCTGGGGGAAATGCTTTGTCAATGCTTTAATTTTCCCATAGCTGATTGGCCAGAATATCGCGATCGCATTGGTTTAGAAAACTTCCGAGTTGTTCGTCAAACAGGAGAAATTGTTGGCGGTTTGGCTATTTACCGCATGGGACAGTGGTTCGGTCAACAATCTGTACCGATGGCGGGAATAGCAGCAGTTGGCGTACCGCCAGAACATCGCGGCAAAAAAGTAGCGATCGAACTTTTAAGCAACACCATACGCGAACTTTATCACAAAGGCGTACCAATTTCAACACTTTATCCCGCTACCCAACGCCTCTACCGCCAAATGGGATACGAACAAGCGGGAAGTCGTTGCTGTTGGGAGTTACCAACCGAGAGTATTAAGTCGATCGATCGCACTTTGTCAGTACAAAAAATCAAAACCATTCAATCTGAAACTCTCGCAAAAATTTACCATCAACAAGCCCAACAAATCAACGGCAATTTAGATCGCAATCCCGCTATATGGCGTGGAATAGTCGAACATAAAGAAAACGTAGTTCACGCCTACCTCATCGGTGCAGAAACTCAACCAGAAGGTTACATAATTTTCAGCCAAAAAAGTGAAGGTAACAATCTATACTTGGAAATTTGGGATTGGGTAGCGCTAACACCAGCAGCGATCGAGCGTTTGTGGACATTCATCGCCGATCATCGATCGCAAGTCAAGAATGTCAGGTGGTATTCTGGTGCGATCGATCCTCGACTGCTGTTGCTACCAGAACAAACCGCCAAAATTCGCTTTCACGAAATGTGGTTTTTGCGGATAATAAATGTCGAAAAAGCTCTGAATTTGCGCGGATATCCACCAGAGGTAGAAGCCGAATTGCATCTAGCAGTTAAAGATACTTGGATACCGGATAACAATAGTAATTTTGTCCTTACAGTATCCGGCGGACAAGGGGAAGTAACTAAAGGTGGCAGAGGTGATTTGCAGTTGGAAATTCGAGCCTTAGCGCCGCTTTACACAGGTTTGTTTACACCATTACAACTGCAAATGGCAGGACAATTAGAAGCAACTGACAAAGCAATCTTAATTGCGACGCAGATGTTTGCCGATTCTCATCCGTGGATGCCAGATTTCTTTTAATACCAATTTTTCTCTCCTGTATTTATGGGGATAATAAAATCGTATTTAACTGTAGGGTGTCTTAGGAACGGGCGAGAAATTGAGTGTTGCAACCGATCGTTAAATTGCCGTGCCTAACGCACCATCCCCAAATTTTGTAACAAAAATGAACACTTCCCCCATAAATTTACCTATTAGACATCTCCAGAAAAGAATCTCAAAGGCAGGCAGGATGCCTACCCCACAAGATTTTTTGAAGATGTCTATTGTACTGTGCTGCTAACAGTTTCTCTAGCTACCTTCTCACTAGATTTTGGCAAAGGCGGACGCAAACAAAGATATAAAAGTGCGCCAAACAAAGGAATAAACGAAACAGCCCCAAAAACTTGTCTATCTTTGATATCGCGACGCGCCATATCGTCTCTTACTAGCGCCGGAAACAACAGACAAAGCATACAAAAATCCAAGCTCATCACATGAATAAATTGACTGGTTTGCCATTTTTTAATAAAATCTCCCCAGTCTCCAGCAAGCATTGCATAGCCAACTAAACCGACAGCGATCAAACTAATAAAAATAGCCGTCCAGCGCGAATCAACTACCTTGAGAAATATATTTTTTTCTCCGATAAATTCTATATTTTGTTCGCGCAAAGCTAAATATGGCAATACTGCAAATGCTCCTACACCAAAAGAACCAATCGCAAAAGGCCATGCACGAATTTTCTGCCCTTTGCCGTCAATAAACAGCACACAACTGTAAATCATCGGCCAAACACCCATAATATAGAAAAGGGAGACAATTATGGGATTAATACCTTCTAACTCCCCTAGCGAAAGATTTTTAATTAACATCCATGTATCTGGTTGTGTAGGCGGAGCGAGTAGAAAGGCGTAGCTGACAAACCCAATCCACAGTAACCAAAAGGCAATTTTTCTAGGCATAATTACACTTGCTAACACTGAATAGCTAATACCTCAAATTTACTTTATTTAGGCAAACTTTTTAAGAATTTTTCTCCCTTATTAACCCAATGGCGATTGCGCTTGTAGTGAAAATAAGAAGAACCTCTAACTCTCGACAGCATTGTCTCCACATATCTCCGAGCTTCTTGGGGATTACCTTCTTGGGACTGAATTGTTGCCATCATAATATATGCTTCGGGATGACTCCACTGTCTGATGTCTTTTTCCAAATGTGCTTTAGCCGCTTCCCAATCTTGCAGAGCGACTAGGGTTTTAGCATAAGCAAGAGAACCATCTCCATATTTATGATCCGGTTCTAATTTTAACAGTTTTTCCAAATATTCCTTAGCGCTACCAAATTTTTTATTCTGCATATCAACGAACGCAGCGCCCCAAAGAGCTTGGGTATGATCCGGTTCTTTTTCTAAAGCTGTTTTGTAGGCAATTTCGGCTCGTTCTAGCATTCCCATCTCGGAGAGAAGATTTCCCAAGATAACAAACTGATGTGCCTTACCGATATTTTTTGCATCTGCTTCCGCAATCCAAAGTTCCCGGCTGCGCGTCCAGCGAGTAAAGTACTTGGGTACGGTAACATCCATTCTGGGCAGCTTTCGCGTTAAAAAGTAGATAACAGCACCGGGAAAATTGAGGAAAATTAAAATCCAAAGCCAAGTATTCCTTTCACGCTCGTTTTGAACGCAATCGTAAATCATGAATAACCAGAAGCCTGTTGATAACAAAGCTACGAATTCTAACATTGGCAAGCCCCCTTTCCGTTATGGTTCCAACTGAGAACTGGTATATTTTGCACAAAGGCAGTTTTCTACAGTTGGGAAATACCTCCATTGAAACTCACAGTTTGCCCTGGCTTCAAGAGGGGTTTGATACAGGATTGTGATGGAGTTGAAAAATACTACAAAATCAGCTCGACTGGGCAAGCTCGACTTGCTTATTAAGTTACAAATTGTTAACTCAATGCTTCCGAGAGATAGTCGGCGGCAGCTTCTACGACAGCGATCGCATTTTCATATACCATCCGGGTAGGGCCCAAAACGCCGACACTTCCCACCGGCACTGTACCCTGTCGATAAGTTGCGGAAATCAGCGTACAGGTGCGTATCGGTTCTAAAGGATTTTCCGCACCAATTCGCACCGTCACCCGTTTACCTTGTTGATTCTTGTGGCACAGGCGTCCCGCCTGTGATTCACCTATTCCCTCCACTTCTGGCGATTCAAAAATTAACGGCCACAGTTGGTCTTGTTCTTCTTCTAACAAATGAATCAATGTTTTGATTTGCTGCAACTCGGAAAATTCTGGTTGACGCAGCACTTCGGCAACTCCGCGAATCAGAATTTGCGTGCAAGCTGCCGGTTGACTGCGACGAGATACTTCTGCAAATAAATTTTTGAGGAATTCCCCATAGCTTTGAAATTCGCGATCGATCTGAGTCCAGTCTAACGCCGCCAATTCCAAAAGCGATCGTCCCCGCAGCTGACTATTCAAAAAATTAGATAAAATTTGCAACTCTCGATCGATAATTTCTGCATCCGGTTTAGGGACATCAATTGGTATGGGTAACTCCATTAAAACCGACTGCGTTTCATAGTTATCCATCACCACAATCAGCATTACCTGACCCGGTTCCATTTGTACCAATTGCAAATGTCGCAGTTGGGTAGTGCGAGTCTGAGGCATAGTGATGAGGGTGATGTAACCGCTCAGAGTCGCGAGAATTTGAGCCGCACCCTGCAACAGCGCCTCAAAGCTCCAATTCTCCTTATTTAGCTTATCTTGCAGCAATTGTTCCACCTGCCGCGCCAGGGTTCCATCCGGCGATATCAGCTGGTCAACGTAAATACGATAGCCAGAGTCCGAGGGAACCCGTCCCGCAGAAGTGTGGGGTTGATAAAGTAACCCAGCTTTTTCTAAAACGTTCATGGCATTGCGAACCGTGGCTGGGCTGACACTGAGTTTGTACTCTTCTAGCAAGGCTTTCGACCCTACCGGTTCTGCCGTGGCTATATAGTGGCGAACCGTTGCCCAAAGAATATGTTGTTGCCGATCTGTAAGATGGATTTGCATAGAGGTTTCCAGCCAAACGGGATTTGAAAATAATTTAAAAAAAAAATGCTGCGCTCGCGCCAGATAATCATTAATAGTGGTTAAAGATGATAACAAAGTACCTACACTTTCGCTAGATCTCAAATGCGATACCGTTTTCACCTCATACCAGACTTTCCGAACATAGTTGTAGCAAATACAACCAGTGCTTCTTTCCTAAATGTGGCCGCAGAGGCAGCCATATGTTTACCATAGCAAAAGAAAACGCGCTGCTTGAGGCTAAGGTTTCCCACTTTAGCTGACAGCTAACAGATGTGCTAGATGCGATCGCTGTATTCCGACAGGAGAGTAGCGCATCTCATTCGCAAGTATAAAATTTGATTATTTAGTTATTAGGCATCAGCGATCGCTCGTTAGTTTTTCGATAAAAATTATAATTACAAACATCATTTTAACTATAGTTTTTCTATGCAATATATCACCCATATACATCTGAATTCCTGCTTTCCATAAACAGCGGTAGAGACGTTGAATTCAACGTCTCTACCGCTATCGCATTCTAATTTCTAATTTTTCTGGTGAAAAATTTTTTTACGTTTGACTTTTGCTAGTAACGAGGAATTGTAGAATCAACTACGGCAGAGTAAGCATCAATACCACCTGTGACATTTTTGACATTGGTAAATCCTTCCACGATCAACCACTGACACATTTGGGCAGAGCGGACACCGTGGTGGCAAAGTACTATTGTCTCTGCGTGAGGATCGAAGCGGTTTTGGATCTCACCAGACCATTTGCCAAACTCGCTCAAAGGTAGATTCTCAAAACCTTTCAACCTGGCGATCGCAACTTCTTGCGGTTCTCGGACATCCACCAACTGTAGATTCTCTTTCCCAGCCGCCAGTAGGCTGGCTAACTGCTCCACGCTAATTTGGGGGATGGGTTGTTTCAATCCCTGAAAGCTACTCACAAATGCCTCTAATAAAGCCAAATCGCATTATACCATTTTTATAGGAAAGGATGCTCCTCGTTGGCGCGATGATTTTGCTTTTGATCGATAAAATTTTTCATAGCAATGCGACGATTAGCCATAAACTGATTCCAAAAACCGGGATATATGTCGTCCATCGTTTTAGCGATCGACCAAACTTCCATCCCGATCATTTTGTAGAGGGATCGATCGGCACGTTCCAAGTCTTCTAGTCGTTCTTCAACATCCGCACCAGGAGAGTTTAATGTGGTTTGCGTTGCAGGTTGGGAAGGTTTGCTATATTTTAGCTCAAGCATAGCGATCGCCTCATAGTTATCAAAATTTATAAACCTAGAGTGGCAAGGACTAGCAGATCCATAACCTCAGAAATGCTACCCAAGCCCCCGTAGAGCTAGGGTGTGCTTTCAGTCAAAAATTTAGCACCCTCAAGGCTGAAAGCTCGCTGTTTAAAAGGACTGTTGCCGAACTAACACCACAGCGATGGAGTTAAGCGCCAACTAGGATTTTTGACCTAAGTACAAGTTTATACAAGCCCGCTAGCGAATCAAAATGTCGAGGGGACTTGAGTTGGCGTTTTTTTGGTAGTACTAAACTAAGTTTAAGCATTTCCAACGGATATAGCACTTGCAGACAAAAGAATTTACGCTAGCTTGATGAAAGCTTTAATAGTCTTCAGATTTTTTAACGCTGTCCGAGCCCAGGATTGGCTCAACGAGATCGCTCTCACGAACGCTAACCGTAATATCTATGAAGCTCAGATTATTCTTTTATACCTTGGCCGATCGGTAAAGGCAGCATCTTTTTGCGTTTAGGAATGTAGGCAGAGGGGCAGAGGGGAAAAATTAATATTTTTCCCCTCTGCCCCTCTGTTCCCCTGCACCGAAAGCTTCTCTCTCTAACTGTAAACAAAGTAGCTAGCGCTCAGATTTAAACCCGTCACGCCTGCTACCCGACCGATGAGTTCGTCCTTGGCACTGAAGCCAACCGTGCCATCATCATCAAGGTAAATATTGGTATTGCCACCGCTGACGGAAAGAACGTAGTTAGAAGCTACTCCCGCTAGCTGAATCAAATCCTGGCTGATGTTGAAGCCTTGGATGAGAGCAAAATCAGTAGAGCCGCTACTGCTGGGATTGCCATCATTGTAGAAAGCACCCTTACTGGAATTTCCCAGAACGAAGCGATCTGAACCTGTTCCACCCGTGAGAGTATCCAACTCGCCTTTTCCTGGAGAACTATCTGAAGGGTCAACACCTGTGAGAACATCATTGTCGCCAGCACCATTGAGCGAGTCATTCCCCCGACCGCCAATCATAGAGTCATTGCCATTACCGCCATTAAGGTAGTCAGCACCAGCTCCTCCATTGAGAGAGTCATTACCTCCCGACCCTTTAATCGTATCGTTGCCTAAACCGCCACTAAGAGTTTCATTGGCTGAAGTGCCAACCAGCGAATCATTGCCATTAGTACCACCGAACGAATCGTCGTTAAGGATAGTACCCACAGCAACGGCTTCGGCGATCTCGCTGTGAATGGGGTCAGTGAGGTTGACTAAGAAAACTTCGTCTATTTCCGGATTGGTATCCCCAATTACCGACACAGAAATCGTTTGGCTGGTTTCTCCCGGATCGAAAGTCAACGTACCGCTAGTTGCAGTGTAGTCTTCTCCTGCCTTTGCGGTGCCG is a window of Aerosakkonema funiforme FACHB-1375 DNA encoding:
- a CDS encoding tetratricopeptide repeat protein — its product is MLEFVALLSTGFWLFMIYDCVQNERERNTWLWILIFLNFPGAVIYFLTRKLPRMDVTVPKYFTRWTRSRELWIAEADAKNIGKAHQFVILGNLLSEMGMLERAEIAYKTALEKEPDHTQALWGAAFVDMQNKKFGSAKEYLEKLLKLEPDHKYGDGSLAYAKTLVALQDWEAAKAHLEKDIRQWSHPEAYIMMATIQSQEGNPQEARRYVETMLSRVRGSSYFHYKRNRHWVNKGEKFLKSLPK
- a CDS encoding rhodanese-like domain-containing protein, encoding MSSFQGLKQPIPQISVEQLASLLAAGKENLQLVDVREPQEVAIARLKGFENLPLSEFGKWSGEIQNRFDPHAETIVLCHHGVRSAQMCQWLIVEGFTNVKNVTGGIDAYSAVVDSTIPRY
- the hrcA gene encoding heat-inducible transcriptional repressor HrcA, yielding MQIHLTDRQQHILWATVRHYIATAEPVGSKALLEEYKLSVSPATVRNAMNVLEKAGLLYQPHTSAGRVPSDSGYRIYVDQLISPDGTLARQVEQLLQDKLNKENWSFEALLQGAAQILATLSGYITLITMPQTRTTQLRHLQLVQMEPGQVMLIVVMDNYETQSVLMELPIPIDVPKPDAEIIDRELQILSNFLNSQLRGRSLLELAALDWTQIDREFQSYGEFLKNLFAEVSRRSQPAACTQILIRGVAEVLRQPEFSELQQIKTLIHLLEEEQDQLWPLIFESPEVEGIGESQAGRLCHKNQQGKRVTVRIGAENPLEPIRTCTLISATYRQGTVPVGSVGVLGPTRMVYENAIAVVEAAADYLSEALS